One stretch of Harmonia axyridis chromosome 1, icHarAxyr1.1, whole genome shotgun sequence DNA includes these proteins:
- the LOC123683330 gene encoding phenoloxidase 1-like isoform X2, translating into MSSGTKKHLSLLFDRPQEPVFVAKGDEKVVFDIPNNYLADRYKPIGVQLANRFGEDAGERVSVKQISVPNLGDILDLPRHSNFSLFVPKHRRLAGKLINIFIGVRSVDDLLSVAVYCRDRVNPYLFNYCLSVALLHRADTKDVDIPSFIRSFPDKFVDSQVFVRAREESSIVPEGSRTPIEIPKDYTASNLEDEHRLAYFREDIGINLHHWHWHLVYPFEAAMEVVNKNRRGELFYYMHQQIIARYNFERLCNSLKRVTRFSDWRAPIAEGYFPKMDSLVASRSYPSRVHNQTISDLNRETDQIRQDIDDLVRWRDRIFSAIHAGYVENERGERVQLTENEGIDILGNILESSILSPNRTFYGDLHNMGHIFISYIHDPDHRHLETFGVMGDSATAMRDPIFYRWHAYIDDIFQEFKSTLPRYEVGALDYDGVTISDCSIQTQGAPANTMNTFWQQSDVDLSRGMDFSPRGPVFVRFTHLQHQPFTYTINVNNRGGNRRGTCRIFLAPKFDERGNPWRYRDQRLMFIELDKFPVNLKQGQNTINRASTQSSVTIPFERTFRDLDTSRPQGGEQLAQFNFCGCGWPQHMLIPKGTPEGMPCQLFVMISNYNNDSIDQNIEGPCNDAFVFCGIKDRLYPDRRSMGYPFDREPRAGVNTLQQFLTPNMRVQDVSIKFSNRTLRPRTNMNN; encoded by the exons ATGTCTTCAGGTACCAAGAAACACCTTTCCTTGCTTTTCGATAGACCCCAAGAACCTGTTTTTGTGGCTAAAGGTGATGAAAAGGTGGTATTTGATATACCAAACAATTATTTG GCCGATAGATACAAGCCCATTGGCGTGCAACTGGCCAACAGATTCGGCGAAGACGCTGGTGAGAGAGTTTCGGTAAAACAGATATCGGTACCAAATCTGGGCGATATACTGGACTTGCCTCGTCACTCAAATTTTTCTCTCTTCGTCCCTAAACACAGGAGATTAGCTGGCAAACTGATCAACATCTTCATTGGAGTGAGGTCTGTTGACGACCTATTGTCCGTTGCTGTCTACTGTAGGGACAGGGTCAATCCTTACCTATTCAATTACTGTCTCTCTGTAGCCCTGCTGCACAGGGCGGACACTAAGGATGTGGACATTCCTTCTTTTATTCGGTCGTTTCCTGATAAGTTTGTGGACAGCCAGGTATTTGTCAGAGCTAGGGAAGAAAGTTCTATAGTTCCAGAAGGATCTAGG ACCCCTATTGAGATTCCAAAGGATTACACTGCTTCAAATTTGGAAGATGAACATCGTCTGGCTTACTTCAGGGAAGACATCGGTATCAACCTTCACCATTGGCACTGGCATCTTGTCTATCCTTTTGAAGCTGCTATGGAGGTTGTCAATAAGAACAGAAGAGGGGAATTGTTCTACTATATGCATCAGCAAATAATAGCCAG GTACAACTTTGAAAGACTTTGCAACAGCCTCAAAAGAGTGACACGGTTCTCTGATTGGAGAGCTCCAATAGCTGAGGGTTATTTCCCCAAAATGGACAGTTTGGTGGCCAGCAGGAGCTATCCATCGCGTGTGCACAACCAAACGATCTCTGACCTCAACAGAGAAACCGATCAAATAAGACAAGATATCGATGATTTAGTCAGATGGAGAGACAGAATCTTCTCAGCAATTCACGCAGGTTATGTTGAGAAT GAACGTGGTGAAAGAGTGCAGCTGACCGAAAATGAAGGTATAGACATTTTGGGCAACATCCTCGAGTCTAGCATACTGTCTCCCAACAGGACCTTCTACGGCGATCTGCACAATATGGGACACATTTTCATTTCGTATATTCACGATCCTGATCATAGGCATCTG GAAACTTTTGGAGTTATGGGGGATTCGGCTACTGCCATGAGGGATCCCATTTTCTACAGATGGCACGCTTACATTGACGATATATTCCAGGAATTCAAATCCACGCTTCCACGATATGAAGTTGGAGCT CTGGACTACGATGGTGTTACAATCTCCGATTGCAGTATCCAAACCCAAGGCGCGCCCGCAAATACCATGAACACCTTCTGGCAACAGTCAGATGTCGACCTATCCAGAGGTATGGATTTCTCACCAAGAGGTCCAGTCTTTGTGAGATTCACTCACCTCCAGCACCAGCCCTTCACGTATACCATCAACGTCAATAACAGGGGAGGAAACAGGAGAGGTACCTGTAGGATATTCCTGGCTCCGAAATTCGATGAAAGGGGAAACCCCTGGAGGTACAGGGACCAGAGATTGATGTTCATAGAACTGGATAAGTTTCCGGTCAATT TGAAACAAGGACAGAACACCATAAACCGTGCATCTACTCAATCTTCAGTGACAATACCGTTTGAACGCACCTTCAGGGATTTGGATACGAGTCGCCCACAGGGTGGAGAACAGTTGGCTCAGTTCAACTTTTGCGGGTGTGGATGGCCTCAACATATGCTGATACCAAAGGGTACACCGGAAGGAATGCCCTGTCAATTATTCGTGATGATATCTAATTATAACAACGATTCG ATCGATCAAAATATCGAAGGACCATGCAATGACGCATTTGTTTTCTGTGGAATCAAGGATAGGTTATATCCCGATAGAAGATCGATGGGTTATCCGTTTGACAGAGAACCAAGGGCTGGTGTTAACACTTTGCAGCAGTTTTTGACTCCCAACATGAGAGTGCAGGATGTCAGCATAAAATTTTCTAACAGGACATTAAGACCTCGCACCAACATGAACAACTAG
- the LOC123683330 gene encoding phenoloxidase 1-like isoform X1 produces the protein MSSGTKKHLSLLFDRPQEPVFVAKGDEKVVFDIPNNYLADRYKPIGVQLANRFGEDAGERVSVKQISVPNLGDILDLPRHSNFSLFVPKHRRLAGKLINIFIGVRSVDDLLSVAVYCRDRVNPYLFNYCLSVALLHRADTKDVDIPSFIRSFPDKFVDSQVFVRAREESSIVPEGSRTPIEIPKDYTASNLEDEHRLAYFREDIGINLHHWHWHLVYPFEAAMEVVNKNRRGELFYYMHQQIIARYNFERLCNSLKRVTRFSDWRAPIAEGYFPKMDSLVASRSYPSRVHNQTISDLNRETDQIRQDIDDLVRWRDRIFSAIHAGYVENVSRFLYKINLTYHNLIVFQERGERVQLTENEGIDILGNILESSILSPNRTFYGDLHNMGHIFISYIHDPDHRHLETFGVMGDSATAMRDPIFYRWHAYIDDIFQEFKSTLPRYEVGALDYDGVTISDCSIQTQGAPANTMNTFWQQSDVDLSRGMDFSPRGPVFVRFTHLQHQPFTYTINVNNRGGNRRGTCRIFLAPKFDERGNPWRYRDQRLMFIELDKFPVNLKQGQNTINRASTQSSVTIPFERTFRDLDTSRPQGGEQLAQFNFCGCGWPQHMLIPKGTPEGMPCQLFVMISNYNNDSIDQNIEGPCNDAFVFCGIKDRLYPDRRSMGYPFDREPRAGVNTLQQFLTPNMRVQDVSIKFSNRTLRPRTNMNN, from the exons ATGTCTTCAGGTACCAAGAAACACCTTTCCTTGCTTTTCGATAGACCCCAAGAACCTGTTTTTGTGGCTAAAGGTGATGAAAAGGTGGTATTTGATATACCAAACAATTATTTG GCCGATAGATACAAGCCCATTGGCGTGCAACTGGCCAACAGATTCGGCGAAGACGCTGGTGAGAGAGTTTCGGTAAAACAGATATCGGTACCAAATCTGGGCGATATACTGGACTTGCCTCGTCACTCAAATTTTTCTCTCTTCGTCCCTAAACACAGGAGATTAGCTGGCAAACTGATCAACATCTTCATTGGAGTGAGGTCTGTTGACGACCTATTGTCCGTTGCTGTCTACTGTAGGGACAGGGTCAATCCTTACCTATTCAATTACTGTCTCTCTGTAGCCCTGCTGCACAGGGCGGACACTAAGGATGTGGACATTCCTTCTTTTATTCGGTCGTTTCCTGATAAGTTTGTGGACAGCCAGGTATTTGTCAGAGCTAGGGAAGAAAGTTCTATAGTTCCAGAAGGATCTAGG ACCCCTATTGAGATTCCAAAGGATTACACTGCTTCAAATTTGGAAGATGAACATCGTCTGGCTTACTTCAGGGAAGACATCGGTATCAACCTTCACCATTGGCACTGGCATCTTGTCTATCCTTTTGAAGCTGCTATGGAGGTTGTCAATAAGAACAGAAGAGGGGAATTGTTCTACTATATGCATCAGCAAATAATAGCCAG GTACAACTTTGAAAGACTTTGCAACAGCCTCAAAAGAGTGACACGGTTCTCTGATTGGAGAGCTCCAATAGCTGAGGGTTATTTCCCCAAAATGGACAGTTTGGTGGCCAGCAGGAGCTATCCATCGCGTGTGCACAACCAAACGATCTCTGACCTCAACAGAGAAACCGATCAAATAAGACAAGATATCGATGATTTAGTCAGATGGAGAGACAGAATCTTCTCAGCAATTCACGCAGGTTATGTTGAGAATGTTAGTAGATTCTTGTATAAAattaacctaacctatcataacCTGATTGTTTTTCAGGAACGTGGTGAAAGAGTGCAGCTGACCGAAAATGAAGGTATAGACATTTTGGGCAACATCCTCGAGTCTAGCATACTGTCTCCCAACAGGACCTTCTACGGCGATCTGCACAATATGGGACACATTTTCATTTCGTATATTCACGATCCTGATCATAGGCATCTG GAAACTTTTGGAGTTATGGGGGATTCGGCTACTGCCATGAGGGATCCCATTTTCTACAGATGGCACGCTTACATTGACGATATATTCCAGGAATTCAAATCCACGCTTCCACGATATGAAGTTGGAGCT CTGGACTACGATGGTGTTACAATCTCCGATTGCAGTATCCAAACCCAAGGCGCGCCCGCAAATACCATGAACACCTTCTGGCAACAGTCAGATGTCGACCTATCCAGAGGTATGGATTTCTCACCAAGAGGTCCAGTCTTTGTGAGATTCACTCACCTCCAGCACCAGCCCTTCACGTATACCATCAACGTCAATAACAGGGGAGGAAACAGGAGAGGTACCTGTAGGATATTCCTGGCTCCGAAATTCGATGAAAGGGGAAACCCCTGGAGGTACAGGGACCAGAGATTGATGTTCATAGAACTGGATAAGTTTCCGGTCAATT TGAAACAAGGACAGAACACCATAAACCGTGCATCTACTCAATCTTCAGTGACAATACCGTTTGAACGCACCTTCAGGGATTTGGATACGAGTCGCCCACAGGGTGGAGAACAGTTGGCTCAGTTCAACTTTTGCGGGTGTGGATGGCCTCAACATATGCTGATACCAAAGGGTACACCGGAAGGAATGCCCTGTCAATTATTCGTGATGATATCTAATTATAACAACGATTCG ATCGATCAAAATATCGAAGGACCATGCAATGACGCATTTGTTTTCTGTGGAATCAAGGATAGGTTATATCCCGATAGAAGATCGATGGGTTATCCGTTTGACAGAGAACCAAGGGCTGGTGTTAACACTTTGCAGCAGTTTTTGACTCCCAACATGAGAGTGCAGGATGTCAGCATAAAATTTTCTAACAGGACATTAAGACCTCGCACCAACATGAACAACTAG
- the LOC123683386 gene encoding ubiquitin-conjugating enzyme E2-17 kDa, with protein sequence MSTPARRRLMRDFKRLQEDPPTGVSGAPTDNNIMIWNAVIFGPHDTPFEDGTFKLTIEFTEEYPNKPPAVRFVSHMFHPNVYADGGICLDILQNRWSPTYDVSAILTSIQSLLSDPNPNSPANSMAAQLYKENRREYEKRVKACVEQSFID encoded by the exons ATGTCTACTCCCGCCAGACGACGCCTTATGAGAGATTTCAAGAG GCTTCAAGAAGATCCCCCAACAGGAGTTAGTGGAGCCCCTACAGACAACAATATTATGATTTGGAATGCTGTTATTTTTGGCCCTCATGACACCCCTTTTGAAGATGGAACCTTCAAACTCACAATTGAATTCACAGAAGAATATCCTAATAAACCCCCTGCAGTTCGATTTGTCAGTCATATGTTCCATCCTAATGTTTATGCGGATGGAGGTATTTGTTTagatattttacaaaatagatGGAGTCCCACATACGATGTATCTGCAATACTTACTTCAATTCAA tcTTTGTTAAGTGACCCCAACCCTAATTCTCCAGCAAATTCTATGGCTGCACAACTTTACAAAGAAAACAGAAGAGAATATGAAAAACGAGTCAAAGCCTGTGTAGAACAAAGTTTCATTGATTAG